A genome region from Bradyrhizobium sp. WSM1417 includes the following:
- a CDS encoding intradiol ring-cleavage dioxygenase: MTQFNETELTEAVVRSFDRTPDPRAKFLLQELVKSLHDYVSKTGLTFEEWEYAIDFLTRTGQKCTDTRQEFILLSDVLGVSMLVDAVNHREREGATQTTVLGPFYVGEHKVTAHGTDISPNNQTGERMFVQSRVTDLKGKPLANVPVDVWHADDDGFYDSQKPNYDEVGASARARFITDSDGRFFFRTILPCSYPIPTDGPVGEMIVQTNRHPMRPAHVHFLVNAKGYEPLITHVFMDGDKYLDSDVVFGVKDDLVAKVEPRKDAAMPDGTKANGQWHLMSYEFHLKPGGGMAPKPLGTKTEEPA, translated from the coding sequence GTTCAACGAGACCGAACTCACCGAAGCCGTCGTCCGGAGCTTTGACCGGACACCCGACCCGCGCGCGAAATTCCTGCTCCAGGAATTGGTGAAGTCGCTGCACGATTACGTGAGCAAGACCGGACTCACCTTCGAGGAGTGGGAATACGCCATCGATTTCCTGACCCGCACCGGCCAGAAATGCACGGACACCCGGCAGGAATTCATCCTTCTCTCCGACGTGCTCGGCGTCTCCATGCTGGTCGACGCGGTCAACCACCGCGAGCGCGAGGGCGCCACCCAGACCACCGTGCTCGGGCCGTTCTATGTCGGCGAGCACAAGGTCACGGCGCACGGCACCGACATCTCTCCGAACAATCAAACCGGCGAACGGATGTTCGTGCAGAGCCGTGTCACCGATCTCAAGGGCAAGCCGCTCGCGAATGTCCCCGTCGATGTCTGGCATGCCGATGATGACGGCTTCTACGACTCGCAGAAGCCGAACTATGACGAGGTCGGCGCCTCGGCGCGGGCGCGCTTCATCACCGATAGCGATGGCCGCTTCTTCTTCCGCACCATCCTGCCGTGCAGCTATCCGATCCCGACCGACGGCCCGGTCGGCGAGATGATCGTGCAGACCAACCGCCACCCGATGCGCCCGGCGCATGTGCACTTCCTGGTCAATGCCAAGGGCTACGAGCCGCTGATCACCCACGTCTTCATGGACGGCGACAAATATCTTGATTCCGACGTGGTGTTCGGCGTGAAGGACGACCTCGTCGCCAAGGTCGAGCCGCGCAAAGATGCGGCGATGCCCGACGGCACTAAGGCGAACGGGCAGTGGCACCTGATGAGCTACGAATTCCACCTCAAGCCGGGCGGCGGCATGGCGCCGAAGCCGCTGGGGACAAAGACGGAGGAGCCCGCCTGA